A genomic stretch from Vibrio neptunius includes:
- the dnaK gene encoding molecular chaperone DnaK, with product MGKIIGIDLGTTNSCVAVLDGDKPRVIENAEGERTTASVIAYTDGETLVGQPAKRQAVTNPTNTLFAIKRLIGRRFEDEEVQRDIEIMPFNIVKADNGDAWVEAQGQKMAAPQVSAEVLKKMKKTAEDFLGEEVTGAVITVPAYFNDSQRQATKDAGRIAGLEVKRIINEPTAAALAYGLDKQGGDRTIAVYDLGGGTFDISIIEIDEVEGEKTFEVLATNGDTHLGGEDFDNRMINYLVEEFKKEQGIDLKNDPLAMQRVKEAAEKAKIELSSTSQTDVNLPYVTADATGPKHMNVKVTRAKLESLVEDLVQRSLEPLKVALADADLSVGDITDVILVGGQTRMPMVQAKVAEFFGKEARKDVNPDEAVAMGAAVQGGVLAGDVKDVLLLDVTPLSFGIETMGGVMTKLIEKNTTIPTKADQVFSTAEDNQSAVTIHVLQGERKQATYNKSLGQFNLEGIQPAPRGMPQIEVTFDLDADGILNVSAKDKATGKEQKITIQASGGLSDEEIEKMVQEAEANKEADKKFEELATARNQADQMIHGTRKQVEEAGEALPADEKEKIEAAISELEEARKGEDKEAIDAKVQALMAAAQKLMEIAQQQAQAQQAGAEAGEQPKQEEDVVDAEFEEVKDEKK from the coding sequence ATGGGTAAAATCATTGGTATTGACTTAGGTACTACTAACTCTTGTGTTGCTGTTCTAGACGGTGACAAGCCACGCGTAATCGAAAACGCGGAAGGCGAGCGTACAACAGCATCAGTTATTGCATACACAGATGGTGAGACGCTAGTAGGTCAGCCAGCTAAACGTCAAGCGGTTACAAACCCAACTAACACGCTATTTGCAATTAAGCGTCTAATCGGTCGTCGTTTCGAAGACGAAGAAGTTCAGCGTGACATCGAAATCATGCCTTTCAACATTGTTAAGGCTGACAACGGTGATGCTTGGGTTGAGGCACAAGGCCAGAAAATGGCAGCTCCTCAGGTATCTGCTGAAGTACTGAAAAAAATGAAGAAAACTGCAGAAGATTTCCTAGGTGAGGAAGTCACTGGTGCAGTTATCACAGTACCTGCTTACTTTAATGACTCTCAGCGTCAAGCAACGAAAGATGCTGGCCGTATCGCAGGTCTTGAAGTTAAACGTATCATTAACGAACCTACTGCAGCCGCTCTAGCATACGGTCTAGACAAGCAAGGTGGTGATCGCACTATCGCAGTATACGACCTTGGTGGTGGTACATTCGATATCTCTATCATTGAAATTGACGAAGTTGAAGGTGAGAAAACGTTTGAAGTACTAGCAACTAACGGTGACACACACCTTGGTGGTGAAGACTTCGATAACCGCATGATCAACTACCTAGTTGAAGAGTTCAAGAAAGAGCAAGGCATCGATCTTAAGAACGACCCTCTAGCAATGCAGCGTGTTAAAGAAGCAGCAGAAAAAGCGAAGATCGAGCTTTCTTCTACTTCTCAAACTGACGTAAACCTACCTTACGTAACGGCAGATGCGACTGGTCCTAAGCACATGAACGTTAAAGTGACGCGTGCTAAGCTAGAATCTCTAGTTGAAGACCTAGTTCAACGCTCTCTTGAACCACTAAAAGTGGCGCTAGCTGACGCTGATCTATCTGTAGGCGACATCACTGACGTTATCCTAGTAGGTGGTCAGACTCGTATGCCTATGGTTCAAGCTAAAGTGGCTGAGTTCTTTGGCAAAGAAGCGCGTAAAGACGTTAACCCTGACGAAGCAGTAGCAATGGGTGCTGCCGTTCAAGGTGGTGTACTTGCGGGTGACGTTAAAGACGTACTTCTACTAGACGTTACTCCTCTATCTTTCGGTATCGAAACGATGGGTGGCGTAATGACTAAGCTAATCGAGAAGAACACAACGATCCCTACTAAAGCGGACCAAGTGTTCTCTACAGCTGAAGACAACCAGAGCGCGGTAACTATCCACGTACTGCAAGGTGAGCGTAAGCAAGCGACTTACAACAAGTCTCTTGGTCAGTTCAACCTAGAAGGTATTCAGCCAGCACCACGTGGCATGCCACAAATCGAAGTAACTTTCGACCTAGATGCTGACGGTATCCTAAACGTATCTGCGAAAGATAAAGCGACGGGTAAAGAGCAGAAGATCACTATCCAAGCTTCTGGCGGTCTATCAGACGAAGAAATCGAGAAAATGGTTCAGGAAGCAGAAGCTAACAAAGAAGCGGACAAAAAGTTCGAAGAGCTAGCTACTGCACGTAACCAAGCAGACCAAATGATTCACGGCACTCGTAAGCAAGTTGAAGAAGCAGGTGAAGCGCTTCCAGCTGACGAGAAAGAAAAGATTGAAGCTGCGATCAGTGAACTAGAAGAAGCGCGTAAGGGTGAAGACAAAGAAGCGATTGACGCTAAAGTTCAAGCTCTTATGGCTGCCGCTCAAAAGCTGATGGAAATTGCCCAGCAGCAAGCTCAGGCTCAACAAGCTGGTGCGGAAGCTGGTGAACAGCCTAAGCAAGAAGAAGACGTTGTAGACGCTGAGTTTGAAGAAGTTAAAGACGAGAAAAAATAA